A single window of Dendropsophus ebraccatus isolate aDenEbr1 chromosome 5, aDenEbr1.pat, whole genome shotgun sequence DNA harbors:
- the SLITRK6 gene encoding SLIT and NTRK-like protein 6 has product MPFLNTMIISVFILIHIFLKVHSAPESLLLGSCKDVCLCEEKDGSLLMNCEEKGITSLTEIEAPSSQYLEINLLSNGLYKLHVNEFSDFSHLLSLHLGFNNIVEIEPGAFNDLRMLKKLHINHNSLEILQENTFSGLENLEFLQADNNFITTIEANTFSKLNRLKVLILNDNAINFLPANIFRFVPLTHLDLRGNHLQNLPYVGFLEHIGRIIELQLEDNKWLCNCDLLQLKTWLENMPRQSTIGDVVCFNPPDLKGVILRKLKKEMFCMTTPSSDLEEPSVPLSLLGTVSIGDGRLPTKVTSVQKNPTKETFVLTKATTSLPGIYCPVPCHCSLYTISGTLIHCQERNIESTSDLEPPPLNPRKLILAGNIIHRIYQADFTEYGTLEMLHLGNNKIEMIQEYSFQNLTKLQKLYLNGNHLRSLNSATFIGLLSIEYLYLEYNAINDISSGTFSVMPNLKVLYLNNNLLKTLPEHVFSGVPLLKLNLKSNQFVNIHPGTVLEELTLLTQIDLQENPWDCTCNLTGLQKWIQMHTMAIISEMYCHSPKELAMMDLKTLDKEDLCPELINNPVLPTQLSLNNFTPALTTGSKVDNILKSLSDYIPLSVLILGLLIILITAVLCSAGIIVLVLHRKRRYKKKQENGQIRENSPVHIQYSMYGHKTTHHMTERPGSVLCDQRIANPVVQVYQTPPFTPKHVEQKEEEEHEMSVPKKIAGSLTEREKNSVQSTSNIKFTDPSAEFVSFQDASYLYRNLIEKERQMQQLGIAEYLRKNIAHLQPEIETRYPGTREELKLMETLMYARPRKVLVEQTKNEYFELKANLHSEPDYLEVLEQQT; this is encoded by the coding sequence atGCCCTTCTTGAACACAATGATCATATCCGTTTTCATCTTAATACATATTTTTCTTAAAGTACACTCAGCTCCTGAATCATTACTCTTGGGATCATGTAAAGATGTGTGTTTATGTGAGGAAAAAGATGGGTCTTTACTAATGAATTGTGAAGAGAAAGGTATCACATCATTGACAGAGATAGAAGCACCTTCCTCTCAATATTTAGAGATCAATCTTTTGAGCAATGGCCTGTATAAATTACATGTCAATGAGTTTTCAGATTTCAGTCACCTTTTATCTCTACACCTTGGTTTTAATAATATTGTAGAGATTGAACCTGGTGCTTTTAATGACCTCCGTATGCTGAAGAAATTGCATATTAATCATAACTCATTGGAAATACTACAAGAGAACACTTTTTCAGGGCTAGAGAATCTGGAATTTCTTCAAGCAGACAACAATTTTATCACTACAATTGAAGCAAATACATTTAGCAAACTTAACAGATTAAAAGTTCTTATTCTCAATGATAATGCTATTAATTTTTTACCTGCTAATATTTTTCGTTTCGTGCCCTTGACACATTTGGACCTAAGAGGAAATCATTTACAAAATCTTCCTTATGTGGGATTTTTAGAACACATTGGGAGAATTATTGAGCTTCAGTTAGAAGATAACAAATGGTTGTGCAACTGTGACTTATTACAACTAAAAACATGGCTAGAGAATATGCCTAGACAATCCACAATAGGTGATGTGGTCTGCTTTAACCCTCCAGATTTGAAAGGCGTCATCCTtcgaaaattaaaaaaagaaatgttctgTATGACAACTCCTAGCAGTGATCTTGAGGAACCTTCAGTACCACTGTCTTTGTTAGGAACAGTATCAATAGGTGACGGCCGTTTACCAACAAAGGTAACGTCAGTTCAAAAAAACCCAACCAAGGAAACATTTGTTCTCACAAAAGCAACAACCAGTCTTCCAGGAATCTACTGTCCAGTCCCATGTCATTGTTCCCTGTACACTATTTCTGGAACTTTAATACACTGTCAAGAGCGAAATATCGAAAGCACGTCTGACCTGGAACCTCCACCCCTGAATCCAAGAAAGTTAATTTTGGCTGGAAACATTATCCATAGAATTTATCAAGCAGATTTTACAGAATATGGTACTTTGGAAATGCTTCATCTGGGTAATAATAAAATTGAAATGATTCAGGAATATTCCTTCCAAAATTTAACTAAGCTACAGAAATTGTATTTAAATGGAAATCATTTgagaagtttaaactctgcaaCATTCATTGGATTGTTGAGCATCGAATACCTGTATCTAGAGTACAATGCCATCAATGATATCTCATCTGGAACATTTTCTGTAATGCCAAACCTTAAGGTGCTTTATTTAAATAACAATCTATTAAAAACATTACCGGAGCATGTATTTTCTGGAGTTCCATTGCTAAAACTCAATCTTAAATCTAACCAGTTTGTGAATATTCATCCAGGGACAGTTTTGGAGGAGCTGACTTTGTTGACACAAATCGATTTACAAGAAAATCCTTGGGACTGCACATGTAATTTAACTGGTCTTCAAAAATGGATACAGATGCATACAATGGCTATTATTAGCGAAATGTATTGCCACTCTCCTAAAGAACTGGCAATGATGGATCTGAAAACCCTTGATAAAGAAGACTTATGTCCAGAGTTAATAAATAATCCAGTACTGCCGACACAACTAAGTTTGAATAATTTTACGCCAGCATTAACAACTGGTAGTAAAGTTGATAACATACTGAAATCTCTTTCGGATTACATACCACTATCTGTTTTAATACTGGGGCTTTTAATCATCTTAATCACTGCTGTTTTGTGTTCTGCTGGCATAATAGTTCTTGTCTTGCACAGAAAACGACGATACAAAAAGAAGCAGGAAAATGGTCAAATACGAGAAAACAGCCCTGTTCATATCCAATACAGTATGTATGGTCATAAAACAACACATCATATGACAGAAAGACCAGGTTCAGTTCTGTGTGACCAAAGGATTGCAAATCCAGTTGTACAGGTTTATCAGACTCCCCCATTTACACCAAAACATGTAGAGCAAAAGGAGGAAGAAGAACACGAGATGAGTGTCCCAAAGAAAATAGCTGGTAGCCtcacagaaagagagaaaaattCTGTGCAAAGTACTTCAAACATAAAGTTCACTGATCCATCGGCTGAGTTTGTATCTTTTCAGGATGCCAGCTATCTTTATAGAAATCTTATTGAAAAAGAAAGACAAATGCAGCAGCTAGGCATTGCTGAGTATCTGAGAAAAAATATTGCTCATTTGCAGCCAGAGATAGAGACTCGTTACCCTGGAACTCGCGAAGAGctaaaattgatggaaacacttATGTACGCAAGGCCTAGGAAAGTATTGGTAGAACAAACCAAAAATGAATATTTTGAGCTGAAAGCTAATCTCCATTCAGAACCTGACTATCTTGAGGTCTTGGAGCAACAGACATGA